The following DNA comes from Methanothermus fervidus DSM 2088.
ATATCTCTCACAAAAGGTACCTTCAGAGCAATGTTTGAATAACCTTCATCAATTAACTCTATTAGAGCTTTTAACTCAGCTTTTAAAATTTCAGTTTCTTTTAGATCTCTCGTAATACCTCTATATCCTAAAAGTGGGTTAGGTTCTTTTGGTTCTTTACTACCCTCTAAAGCTGTTAATTCATCTGTTGGTATGTCAAAAGTTCTAATCCAAACAGGTTTTGGATAAAACGAATCAACAACTTTCCTAAGACCATCAACTAAAGTTTTTGTTAATTTTCCTTCCTTAAGGAGTTTATGAGGATGTTTTCCTGTTTCGATGACCATATTCTCTATTCTAACAGATCCAACACCATCTGCATATGGTGCTGCTCTCTCTGCTAATTCAGGTACATTAATATTAATTTTTAAATCTATTCCTGTCTTTGGTTGTGGTAATTCTTCAATTTTTTCTTCTAATTCCATTATACCTTTATATACTCTTCCAGTTTTTCCATCTACAGTTACTATCATCCCATCTTTTAAAACTTTTGTTGCTTTCTCAGTGCCTACAATACAAGGAATTTTTAATTCTCTAAGAACAATAGCAACATGACTTGTCAATCCACCATAATCTGTAACTACTCCTGCCACCCTTTTAAGGTGAGGTATCATATCCCTAGATGCTTTCTTGACAACTACTACTTCTCCACTCTCTATTTTCCTTATATCTTCTTTTTTATGTATTTTTCTTACTCTTCCACTATTAACATATGGACTAGCTCCTATACCTTTAGTTAATATCATATTATACCTCTTCTAATTCTAAATTATCAACAAAAACGTAATTTTTATTTTCAAATTTATATATATTTATTCACATGAAAAATAATTGATGAAGAAAAAACTATTTTTTCCTAAATTAATAATGAAAAATTAATTTTTCGTTAAAATTATATACTAAAACTGAAAAAAATAATTAAAGGTGGTTAAAATGCCAAGATTTAGCACCTGGAAACTTAAATTAAGGATGTTCTTAGCAGTGGCAATATTATTTGGAATCCTGTATGCATTGTTAAGCGTAATTGGAATTTACGCCGGAATCAAAAGTCCTTTAATATATATCCTACTAGCTTTATTCATAGTGTTTATCCAATACTTAATATCTCCAAAAATTGTTGAAATGGGCATGAACATACATTATGTTTCTCCACAAGAAGCTCCAGAATTACATTCAATTGTTGAAGAATTAGCAAGGAATGCTGGAATTCCAAAACCTAAAGTTGGAATAGCCGAAATATCAATACCAAATGCGTTTGCATTTGGAAGAAGTAAAAGAGATGGAAGGGTCTGCGTAACACGAGGTATATTGAATCTACTAGATAAAGAAGAATTAAAAGCAGTTTTAGGCCATGAAATATCACATATAAGACACAATGACATGATAGTAATGACTTTTATCAGTGTAGTACCACTAATATGTTATTGGATATTCCAAAGTATGTACTGGGGAAGTCTAATGGACAGGGACAGAGGTTCCTCATTAGCAATAATTGGAATTCTAGCTTTCATTGCATACATGATAGGACAGCTCTTAGTACTCTTTGTCTCAAGAATTAGAGAATATTATGCAGATTTAGGAAGTGTGGAAATTGGTGGAAAACCACATAAACTAGCAAGTGCATTATATAAATTAGTTTATGGGTCAGCAGTCGTAAGTAAAGAAAACAAAGAAGAAGTAAATCAAGTTTCTGGATTTAAAGCTTTCTTTTTAAATGATATTAATCAGGCAGGACATGAAATAAAAGATCTAAAACAAGTTGACATGGACATGAATGGTACAATAAGCAGGGAAGAGCTCGAGAGGCTTAGATACACTCCCGTAAAAATAGGTCTAACAGAGAAAATACTAGAAATCTTTTCAACACATCCTAACACCTTAAAAAGGATTAAAAGATTGTCCGAATTAACAACGTCTGTTTAACTACACCAATGACATTTGAACGTGGTAGCCATGTATTAAGAGGAGTTTCAGTGATAACTTCGTTTGGTAAATAAATTTTTTTAACAGACTTATTATCACTAACTAAATATACCATATCTCCTTCTATCTTACCAACTCTCTTAACAATAAGGCCATAAACCGGATGTTTAGCTATTACAATGTCCCCCACTTTAAAATCTTTTGTTTTTACCGCAATGATTTCTTGTCCATTTTTTAATGTTGGATACATGGAATCTCCACTTACTATGGCAAACATTGGCAATTTGTCTTCACCAAATTGAGATATTATCTTAACATTCACATCTTTATACCCATATTTTTCCGCAATGTTTTTAACATTTTCTTTTATGGATTCAACGGTACTGTCAGGATCATAAATTGCTGCTGAAACATAATTAGATATTTCATGTAACATTTCAGGAGGGGGAGGATTGATGAAAAAATTGGATATTTTTATATCTGATGTTGTTCCATTTGTCTCTATTATTATATTTAGACGATGAAAACTCATATCCTGGAAATTATCACTTGCAAAACCTATCAAAAATAATATAAGTAGGAATATACCAATCCACAAGATTTTTTTCAAGGCCTCACCTCACTTCAAAAATTTTAATTAAAGACCTCGTTGTTTTAATATCAAGTTGTCCCGGAGCTGTTTTTATATTTCCACTAGCAAATGTAATTGGAGAGCCAAAAAGATGAGCTACTACACGAGTAAATTTTCCTAATTCACCCATAGCAATACCAATCACATTTTTTTCTTTATTCATTACTTTTAGCAATGTAAGAACGTCGTCCATATTTTTAGGCATTACAGCAACCTTTGCAATATCTCCAATTTTTTTCTCTTTTTTAATAATTTTTATTAATTTATTTTCACTAGGAGTTTTTTCAAAATCATGAAATGATATTATGCTTTTATTTGAAACCTCTATAACTCTATTTCTATACTTATCCTTCGTAGATAATTCAATATCTGTGTAATCTGCATATTTTGCTGCAGTGGAAAGTAATTTTATTCTATCAACTTCCTTTCCTCTAAAATATCCACCTTCTTTTCTACACCGGTTAGTTACTATACTTGGAAAATCTACATTCTTCATAAGTTTTTTAATGTCATCCACACTAGGGTTTCTCAATGCATCTAATCTAAGTTCTATTATGTCTGCTCCTTCTTCAATATATTGTTTAGCAGATTCCAACATTTTATCTATATTTTCTTCAAATGCAGGCACACAAATTTTTATTTTCATCTTAAACCCCATATTTTTTAATTTTTTACATTACTTACAATTTTATTTTTGATATGTTTTCGGATCCGAAAAATTTATATATGAGTAAAATTAATTATCGATATGTCGGAATGAGGTTTCCGACTTCCATGAAATAGTTGGAGGTGTTAAAAAATGGATCCAATAAATGCAGGTGATACTGCTTGGATGCTTGTATCTACAGCTTTAGTGTTGCTAATGACAGTTCCAGGGGTAGCAATATTCTATGCAGGACTAGTAAGAAAAGAAAATGTATTAAACACAATATTTATGTCGTTTATTGCATTTGCAATAACAAGCATTATATGGGTAATTTATGGATTCCCACTGGCTTTTGGCCAAGACATAAATGGAATAATAGGAGCTCCAGTAAATATTTTGACGAATGGTCTTAACACCAATTCAACACACACTTGCACCTACAATACCTGCATTTATCTACATAGCATTTCAATTGACTTTTGCAGCAATAACAGTGGCATTAATATCCGGTGCAGTTGTAGAAAGAATGAAATTTTCAGCATGGATGATATTCGTAGCATTATGGGTAAGCCTCGTCTACGTACCAATAGCACATTGGGTCTGGGGCGGAGGATTCCTATCAAAATTAGGTGCACTTGACTTTGCAGGAGGTACTGTAGTACATATAAATTCAGGTATTGCAGCTCTAGCGCTAGCATTATTACTAGGTAAAAGGAAGGATACAAGGTTGTTACCTCATCACCTTGGATATGCAGCAATAGGTGCTGCACTACTATGGTTTGGATGGTTTGGATTTAATGCAGGGTCAGCGTTGACAGCAGGTGGACTTGCAGCATCAGCATTTTTAGTAACTAATACAGCAACTGCAGCTGCAATGATTTCATGGGTAATTTTAGATTACCTAAAAACAGGTAAACCAACATTACTAGGGGCATTGTCAGGTATAGTAGCAGGTCTTGTAGCTATAACACCAGCTGCAGGTTTCGTTACAGTTCCAGCAGCTATCATAATAGGTTTAGTTACAAGTGTATTCTCATACTTTGCAGTGTCTTACCTCAAACCAAAGCTAGGATACGACGATGCACTTGATGTATTTGGTATACATGGTGTTTCAGGTATATGGGGATCAATAGCAACAGGTCTGTTTGCAGCTCCATTCATAAACCCATTAGGTAAAGGACTGTTCTACGGTAATCCAAGTCAAGTGCTTATACAACTTTTAGCTGTAGCAACTGTACTTGTATATTCCTTTGTAGTTACTTTAATAATAGGTAAATTAATAGACATAACCATAGGACTACGTGTATCTGAAAAAGAAGAAATAGAAGGACTAGATACAAACCTCCATGAAGAAACCGGATACAGATTATGATTTGTTTGAGTAAATGTAGGTGGTATTATAAATGAAAATGATAACTGCGATAATAAGGCCCGAAAAACTTGAAGTCGTTAAGAAAAGTTTAGAAAAAATCGGATATCGTGGAATGACTGTCACAGAAGTTAAAGGTTGTGGTAGACAATTAGGAATGACTGAAAGTTATAGAGGAAAGGAATATAGGGTTGACCTCTTACCAAAAACAAAAATTGAGATAGTTGTAGAAGATGATAAAGTAGAGGAGGTTATTCAAACTATAAGGGAAAATGCAAAAACTGGAAATATAGGGGATGGAAAAATATTTATATCAAACATTGAAGACGTAATAAGAGTAAGAACTGGAGAAAGAGGCGAGGATGCGCTTTAGCATCCTCCATTTATTTAATTTTTTATTAAAAAATGAAGGAGGTCAGGAAAAATGGCCACAATCGAAGAAATAATAAAAAAAATAGAAGAAAATGATATTAAATTTCTTAGACTCCAATTTGTAGACATTCATGGAAATTTCAAAAACCTGGCAGTTCCAATTAACAAGCCTGATGACGTAGAAGACATTGTTAAAGACGGTGTATTGTTTGATGGATCATCAATTGAAGGATTCGTTGAAATAAATGAAAGTGATTTGCTTTTAAAACCAGATATAGACACATTTTCAACCCTTCCATGGAGACCTGAAGAAAAAGGAGTTGCTAGATTTATTTGCGATGTATATTGGCCTGAAGGAAAACCATTTGATGGAGATCCCAGAGGCAGACTAAAAAGAGTCTTAGAAGAATATAGGAAAAAAGAAGGGTATGAATATAATGTTGGACCCGAACCAGAATTTTACATTGTGAAAAAAAATGAAAATGGAGAAATAGTTCCTTGTGATGATGCAACATATTTCGATGTTGAACCAGCAGATAAAGCTACAGACATAAGAAGAGAACTAGTACTTGCCTTAGAGAAATTAAATTTTGATATAGAAATGAGCCATCATGAAGTCGGTCCTGGACAACATGAAATCGATTTTAGATTTGATAATGCATTAAAGACTGCTGACGCAGTCATGACATTTAAACAAGCAATAAAAGCAATTGTACATAAAATGGGTTACATTGTTACTTTCATGCCAAAACCATTCCAAGGAGAAAATGGAAGTGGTATGCATTGTCACCAATCATTGTTCAAAAAAGGTGAAAACATATTTTATGATCCAGATACTCCAACAAAATTGTCAGAAACTGCATTTTACTTCATAGGAGGTTTACTAGAACATGCAAAAGCACTAGCAGCTGTATGTGCACCTACAGTTAATTCCTATAAGAGATTAGTTCCTGGATATGAGGCACCTGTTTACATTTCATATGGATTCAAAAACAGGTCAGCATTAATCAGAGTACCAGCAGCAAGAGGAAAAGCAACACGTATAGAATTCAGACTTCCTGATCCATCATGTAACCCATACCTTGCGTTTGTTGCCATGCTTGAAGCTGGTATGGATGGTATTAAAAATAAAATAGATCCTGGCGATCCTGTTGATCTTAATATTTATAAGCTTAGTGAAGATGAACTTAAAAAATTGGGTATAGATGTCCTACCTTCCAGTCTTTGGGAAGCATATCATGCATTAGAAGAAGATGAAGTTGTCAGCTCAGCTTTAGGTGAATACATATATGAGAAATTCTATTCCTTCAAGAAGAAAGAATGGGATGACTACAGATCCCAAGTATTTAAATATGAAATAGATAGGTACCTAAACATTTAATTTTTTGTCTTTTTCTTTTTTTCTTTTTTTAATTTGTTAACACATCCTAAATAAATTTAGCCATGTCTAACTCGGAAGTATCAAATGGATCTAAAAAATCTATTTAGAAAAAAATCTTCCGAACTAATTATCAAGGAAACCGAAGCAAAAGAACATAAATTAAAAAAGGCATTAAGCGTATATGACTTGATCGCATTAGGTATTGGTGCAATTATTGGAAGTGGTATATATGTAGTTACTGGCATTGCAGCTGTCAAAGCAGGTCCAGCAGTTATATTATCATTTATTTTAGCAGCAATAGCATGTGCATTTGCTGCAGTTTCTTATGCTGAACTGGCATCAATGTTTCCAATTACAGGTTCAACATACAATTATGCCTATGTTGCAATGGGAGAATTTTTTGCGTGGATTATAGGCTGGGATTTAATACTTGAATATGTTTTTTGCTTACCAGCTGTTGCAGTGGGATGGTCAGGATACTTCACAAATTTATTAGCCAGTGTTGGAATAAATATTCCTAATTATTTAGCCAATTCTTTTTTACAAGCACCTAATGGATTTATCAATGTTCCAGCGATTGGAATATTGTTATTTATCGCTATATTAAATTATATTGGTGTAAGAAGAGTTGCTAGTAGTAACAACCTGATGGTAGCACTTAAAATTTTAGTGCTTCTATTCTTTGTTTTTATTGCTGTTTGGCATGTAAAACCAATTAATTGGCACCCATTTATGCCATTTGGTTGGCAGGGAGTACTAGCAGGTGCAGCAATTGCATTTTATGCTTTCATAGGTTTTGATGCAGTATCTACAGCTGCTGAAGAAACAAAAAATCCTGGCAGAGACATGCCAGCAGGAATTCTTGGATCTCTAGGAATCAGTACTTTATTATATATTGCAGTCTCAATTGTTCTAACAGGTATAGTGTCTTACACTAAACTAAATAATCCAGCCCCTATTGCAGAAGCCTTAAAAATAATAGGCATGAACTGGGCATGTGGATTAATTTCATTGGGAGCCTTAGTAGCAATCACAAGTGTATTAATTGTTATGTTCTATGGTGCAACGAGAATTATATTTGCAATTTCCAGAGATGGTCTACTACCTCCAATTTTTTCTAAAGTTCATAAAAAATACAGGACCCCAAGCATATCTATAGCTTTAATTGCAATTGTAACAATGTTGACAGCCGGGTTCTTACCAATAAACATAATTGTAGAATTTGTGAATATAGGGACGATGCTAGCATTTGTTCTCACATCCCTCAGTGTAATAGTGTTAAGATATACCCAACCTGACCTACCAAGGAAATTCAAAGCACCTGGTGTACCAGTGGTACCTATTTTGGCAATAATTTCAATGCTCTTGCTTATGATGTCTCTTTCATGGGAAACATGGGTCAGACTTGTTGTGTGGTTTATAATAGGACTATTTGTGTATTTTGGATATGGAAGACACCGTAGTATATTAGCAAAAAACAATGAACAAGAATAAAAAAATTGTTTTTTCTACTTTTTTTATTTTTTAATTTTTTACTTAATAAGAGAAAGATTATATATTAAAAAATTACTTTTTATTATTAACCAAGCTTTTGGAGGATGGAAAGTTGGGAAATGTCTTGAAAGTTGGTGTAGGACAGGATAAAAATCCTAAAAAAGCTGTGGACATGGCATTGAATAATGTAGAAAATCCAGATTTAACATTGGTTTTTGCATCTTCAAATTTAAACATGGAAAAAATATATGAAACTATTAAAGATGAAGTTGGAGATAGCTGTGTAGTTGGAGGCAGTACTGCAGGAGAATTTTCATCAGTAGTTAAAGAACCAAAAGAGAATACTGTGGCTGTAATGACAATAGAAAGTCCGTATTTAGGTGTGGGAGTAGGAATAGGTGAAAAAATAAGTGAAGATCCATTCAAATGTGGAAGAACAGCAGTTCGTGATGCATATTCATCATTTAAAGGTAAGGGAACTCTATCATCATTAATGTCAGTTGCATTCATGTCCAAACGTGCATCAGAAATATCAAAATTAAAACCCTTTGTAAATATTGTCATCCCTGATGGTTTGTGTGGAAAAGAAGAAGAATTTCTAAGAGGAGTTGTTTATGAAAGTGAAAGTACCACTCCAATAATTGGAGGATCTACCGGAGATAATTTAAAGTTTGAAAAAACATTTCAAATTTGTAATGGTTTATATTCCAATGCAGGAGTTGTCACTGTACTTGGAACTGTATTAAAAATTGGATGTGGTTATGGACATCCCTATACACCTACTAATAAAACTGCAGTGGTCACAAAGTCTGAAGGTAGAGTACTTTATGAATTAAACCACAAACCTGCTGATGAGGTCATAAAGGAATTTCTAAATGTTGATGAGCTCACTTATGAAATGTTTTCAACGAAAACATTTGGTGTCAAATCTTCGGATGTTTTTGGAGAATATACAATAAAAGCTCCAGCAAAAATCAACGACGATGGGAGTATTATGTTTTACTCTGAAGTAAAAGAAGGTAGTTTATTAACATTGATGGAAACTAATAAAGAAAATGCTATAAATTCTTTCAAAAACACATTAAAAGCTGCAATTCATGATGCTGGTAATCCAGAAAACATTGGATGTATTATTATTTTCAATTGTGTTCTAAAATATTTACTCAACAAAAAATTGGGAATAAATGACCTTGAAATTATTAGAGAAATGTTAGGAGATGTTCCAGTTATTGGATTCAACACTTATGGAGAACAAGGTGCAACATTAGGTGGCTCAATTGGCCATTACAATCAAACCTCAACATTAATGGTAATTGGAGATGAAGTAATTACTCAATAACATAAATGTTTTCTCCATTTTTTAACAAATTCTTCTTTTTTTGAATTCTAAAGTTAAATTATTAATAATAGAAAAATTAAGTTTTTTAATGCAAAAGAGCAAAAAATAATTATCTTTACTATAATTTTTCCCATAATACTAGGAGGTCGCTAAATGAGAAATATCCGTGTTGAAAGTGTTAAACAATTGCCCATTGAAAATCAAGACATTGAAATTGTGGAAAGAAAAGGAATAGGTCATCCGGATAGTATAAGTGATGGTATTGCAGAATCTGTAAGCCGTGCATTATGTAAAGCATATTTAGAACGATTTGGTGCAATTATGCATCACAACACAGATGAAGTACAAGTCATTGCTGGAGAATCTTCTCCAAAGTTTGGTGGCGGCGAAGTAATAAAGCCCATACATATTTTATTAGCAGGGAGGGGAGTAGCTGAAGTTAAAGGAGAAAAAATTGGGCTAAATAGAATTTCAATTGCAGCAGCAAAAGAATATCTTAAAGAAAATATAAGAAATCTTGATGTTGAGACATCTGTAGTAATCGAATGTAAAATAGGTCACGGATCAGCAGAATTACAAGAAGTATTTGAAAGAAAAAAAGATAAAATACCTTTAGCAAATGATACTTCATTTGGTGTAGGTTTTGCACCATTATCAGAAACAGAAAAAATAGTATTAGAAAGTGAAAAATTGCTTAACTCAGATAAATTTAAAAAGAAATATCCGATGATTGGAGAAGATATTAAAGTTATGGGATTAAGAGAGAAAGATAAAATTACATTGACACTTGCATGTGCGATGGTAGATAAATATATAGATGATCTTGACACTTATAAAGAAGCTAAAGCTGTAATAAAAGAAACTTTACGTAAATTAGTTTCTAAACATACAGAAAGAGACGTAGACATCTATGTAAATACTGCTGATCGTTATGATGAAAAAGAACCTTCTATATATTTAACAGTGACTGGTACTTCAGCTGAAATGGGAGATGATGGATCTACTGGTCGTGGTAACAGAGCAAATGGATTAATAACGCCAAACAGACCAATGTCTCTAGAGGCATGTTCTGGTAAAAACCCTGTAAATCATGTTGGTAAAATTTACAATTTATTATCAAATGAAATTGCTGAAAAAATTGTAAATGAGGTTGATTCCGTATTAGAAGCACAAATATTACTACTAAGTCAAATTGGTAAACCAATAGATAATCCAAAGGTTGCAGATTGTCGTGTTATCTTAGAAGAAGGATGTAAACTATCAGAAGTGAAAAGTGATATTGAAGCTATTATTGATGATTCACTTGAAAACATACAAAAAATTACAGAGAAATTAATAGAGGGCAAAATAACTACATTTTAATTTACTCTAAAAACTCTGTTAAGGATGAAACCCGAAAGTTTTTTATATTTGTCAATTAAAACTACTAACAAAAAGCATGGTAAATAGAACTTTATCTAAATTTTGAATTACCAACAATTAATTTTCTTTTCATTATTAATTTTTGGAAATTCTTACTAAGGAGGTCTACAATGGCAATAAAAGAAGCAGAAAAATTTTACAAACCTCATGAAATTGAAAAGAAGATTCAGGGATTCTGGGAAGAAAATGATATTTATGAAAAAGTAAAAGAAAATAGAAAAAATGGACCAATTTATTCTTTTTTGGATGGGCCTCCATATTGTAGTGGTCGTATTCATCTAGGAACAGCATGGAATAAAATTATAAAAGATACATATCTCAGATTTAAAAGCATGCAAGGGTTTAATGTAAATAGGAAGCCTGGATGGGACGCTCATGGTCTTCCAATCGAACATAAAGTTGAAAAAAAGTTAGGAGTAAAAACAAAGAAAGAAATTGAAGAAGAAATAGGAATAGCTAATTTTGTGAGTGAATGTAAAAAATTTGCCATAGAAAATAAAAATGCAATGACTAAACAATTTAAAAAATTAGGAGTTTGGATGGACTGGGACGATCCCTATATAACTTTTGATCCAAATTACATAGAATCCTGTTGGTGGACAATAAAAAAAGCTCATGAAAAGGATTTATTAAAAAAAGATTTACGTGTTATAAGTTGGTGTCCTAGATGTGAAACTGCTATTGCTTCAGCAGAAATTGAATATAAAGAAACAGAAGATCCATCCATCTATGTTAAATTTCCAATAGAAGAAAACAAATATATATTAGTGTGGACAACTACCCCTTGGACTTTACCTGCCAATCTTGCTGTGGCTGTACATCCTGATTTTGATTATGCATATGTAAAAAATGGTAAAGATATATATATTCTAGCAAAAGACTTAGTTGACAAAATATTTGAAAATTATGAAGTTTTAAAAACTGTAAAAGGAAAAGAATTAGAAGGAATGAAATATAAGCATCCTCTTGAAGAAGAAGTACCATACCAAAAAAATCATGAACATAAAATTGTTGTTAGTGAACATGTAACTCTTTCTGAAGGTACTGGTTGTGTACATATAGCTCCAGGTCATGGTCCAGAAGATTTTGAAATTGGTAAAAAATATAATTTAGAAATATTTTGCCCAGTAGATGAATCTGGAAAATTTAAAAAAGAAGCTGGTAAATACAAAGGAAAATTTGTTAAAGAAGCTGATAAAGATATAATTTCTGATCTTAAATCAAAGGATCTATTATTTAAAGAGGAAACAATAAGACACAGATATGGATTTTGCTGGAGATGTAAAACTCCAATAATATATAGAGCAACAAAACAATGGTTCTTAACAGTTACAAAAATTAAAGATAAAATGTTGGAAGAAATTGATAAAGTTGTGTGGATCCCAGAATGGGCTGGCATGAGTAGATTTAAAGATTGGGTAAAAAATGCAGAAGATTGGACAATATCAAGACAAAGATATTGGGGAACTCCATTACCTATTTGGATATGTGAAAAATGTAACAAAATTACAGTAGTAGGTTCAATACAGGAATTAAAAGAAAAAGCTATTGAAAAGAATTTTTCAGGAGATTTTGTACATAGACCTCTTATAGATAAAATATTTCTTAAATGTGAATGTGGAGGAAAGATGAAAAGAATACCTGATGTACTTGATGTCTGGATTGATTCTGGAGTAGCTGGATGGGCATCAATAAATTACCCAAAAGAAAAGAAACTTTTTGAGAAACTATTTCCATATGATTTCATAACTGAAGGTCATGATCAGACCAGAGGATGGTTCTATTCCCAACTTGGCTGTGGAGTTATAGCCCATGAAAAAATTCCATACAAAAAAGTTTTAATGCATGGATTTACACTTGATGAACAAGGAAGAAAGATGAGTAAATCCTTAGGCAATGTTGTTGAACCTGAAGAAGTTATTAGAAAATATGGTGCTGATGTGTTAAGATTTTATTTATTATGGGCAAACAAGCCATGGGAAGATTTAAGATTTGTATGGGAAGAAGTTAAAACCGTAAATAAGATGTTTAACATACTTTGGAACGTATATGTTTTTGCAACAACTTATATGTCACTGGATAACTTCAACCCACACAAATGTAAGGAATTTGAACTTAAGAAAGAAGATAAATGGATATTATCTAAAGTAAATTCAGTTGCAAAAAAAGTAAGTGAATATATGGAAAATCTGCTACTTCACAAGGCCTCAAGAATAATTTATGATTTCATTGTTGAAGATTTAAGTAGATGGTATGTAAAATTAATTAGAAGTCGTACTTGGATAGAAAAAGACGATCCTATTAAATTAGGAGCATATTATGCATTATATAATGTCTTAAAGCAATTAATTACAATAATGGCACCAATAACACCTCACATAACTGAAGAAATTTATCAAAATATTGTTAGGGGTGTTGATCCAGCAGCTCCTGAAAGTGTACATATGCTAGATTGGGAATATTCAGAGGAACTCATATCACAGAAATTAGAAGAAAAGATGGAGATTGTAAGAGATATAGTAGAAGCTAGTATAAGAGCACGTGATAAAGCACAATATAAATTAAGATGGCCAATGAAAAAATTGTATGTCATTTCTAACAATGAAAAAGTTAAAGAAGCTATCTCAGACCTTAAAGACATTCTCCTCGATCAATGTAACACAAAATCAATTACCTATGATACAAAATTCCCTAAAGCTAAAACAAAAATAGAAGTTAACTATAAGACTCTTGGTCCTAAATTGCGCCAAGACATGCCACTATTACTCAACAAACTTAAAGAAATTGATGCAAACGAATTAAAAGAAAGGATAGAAGAAGATGGCTTTTATGAAATAGAAATAAATGGTAGAACTGTCAAACTAGAAAAAGAAGATTTAATATTCAAGGAAGAACTGCCAGAAAATATATTTAGTTCTAAATTTAAATATGGCAGGGTGTACATAGATGTTGAACTTACTCCAGAAATAGAGGCAGAAGCAATGGCTAGAGAACTTATAAGAAGAATACAGAGTATGAGAAAAGACCTTGATTTACATGTGGAAGCTAGAATTGATGTAGCGGTTGAATGTAGCGATAGATTTAGAAAATTAGTACAGAAACACCTTGATTATATAAAAGAAGAAGTTAGAGCAAAGCAATTTAACTTCGGAACTGGTTCTGGTTATAAAAAATCATGGGAAATTGATGGAGAAGAAGTAATAATTTACATACAAAAATAGGTTGCTGATAAATTTGCTAACAAATTCTGAATTAAAATACATAAAAA
Coding sequences within:
- a CDS encoding putative phage repressor (InterPro IPR015927: IPR011056: IPR019759: IPR019756~KEGG: mth:MTH567 hypothetical protein~PFAM: Peptidase S24/S26A/S26B, conserved region~SPTR: O26667 Putative uncharacterized protein~PFAM: Peptidase S24-like), whose translation is MKKILWIGIFLLILFLIGFASDNFQDMSFHRLNIIIETNGTTSDIKISNFFINPPPPEMLHEISNYVSAAIYDPDSTVESIKENVKNIAEKYGYKDVNVKIISQFGEDKLPMFAIVSGDSMYPTLKNGQEIIAVKTKDFKVGDIVIAKHPVYGLIVKRVGKIEGDMVYLVSDNKSVKKIYLPNEVITETPLNTWLPRSNVIGVVKQTLLIRTIF
- a CDS encoding Heat shock protein (COGs: COG0501 Zn-dependent protease with chaperone function~InterPro IPR001915: IPR018247~KEGG: mth:MTH569 heat shock protein X~PFAM: peptidase M48 Ste24p~SPTR: B9AFF5 Putative uncharacterized protein~PFAM: Peptidase family M48) — translated: MPRFSTWKLKLRMFLAVAILFGILYALLSVIGIYAGIKSPLIYILLALFIVFIQYLISPKIVEMGMNIHYVSPQEAPELHSIVEELARNAGIPKPKVGIAEISIPNAFAFGRSKRDGRVCVTRGILNLLDKEELKAVLGHEISHIRHNDMIVMTFISVVPLICYWIFQSMYWGSLMDRDRGSSLAIIGILAFIAYMIGQLLVLFVSRIREYYADLGSVEIGGKPHKLASALYKLVYGSAVVSKENKEEVNQVSGFKAFFLNDINQAGHEIKDLKQVDMDMNGTISREELERLRYTPVKIGLTEKILEIFSTHPNTLKRIKRLSELTTSV
- a CDS encoding PEP-utilizing protein (COGs: COG0574 Phosphoenolpyruvate synthase/pyruvate phosphate dikinase~InterPro IPR015813: IPR008279: IPR000121~KEGG: mth:MTH460 phosphoenolpyruvate synthase-like protein~PFAM: PEP-utilizing protein; PEP-utilising protein mobile region~SPTR: O26560 Phosphoenolpyruvate synthase homolog~PFAM: PEP-utilising enzyme, TIM barrel domain; PEP-utilising enzyme, mobile domain) — translated: MILTKGIGASPYVNSGRVRKIHKKEDIRKIESGEVVVVKKASRDMIPHLKRVAGVVTDYGGLTSHVAIVLRELKIPCIVGTEKATKVLKDGMIVTVDGKTGRVYKGIMELEEKIEELPQPKTGIDLKININVPELAERAAPYADGVGSVRIENMVIETGKHPHKLLKEGKLTKTLVDGLRKVVDSFYPKPVWIRTFDIPTDELTALEGSKEPKEPNPLLGYRGITRDLKETEILKAELKALIELIDEGYSNIALKVPFVRDISEYLMVKSILNKMGLKPHRDIKVGVSIETPGSALQIDKFLDVGSDFVSIGLSDITMCTLAVDRRGVKVAKLFNFLHPSILKIASYIIKKCNERNVESCVAGYAATEERIVEKLIYMGVDSISTNIDKLLKMRIFLSRVERKIIENSFALSY